A window of Vibrio gazogenes genomic DNA:
TCGTGAAATAAAAAATATTAAAGAAAGTCAATCTAAATATATGGACATCATCATTAACCATATCGGTAAAGGATTTAAAATAAATTACGAAGAATATATTAACAAATTTTCTAATTCAAATAATAATACCTATAAAAAACATGCGATGTCTACGAGTGAACGGAGAGAAAAAATACTCATTTATTTATTGTTAAGCTCTCCAGAAAAAACCTCTATTTCCAGATTATCAGAATTATATATGATCAGTGCATCTTCTATTGCCCACGATCTTGACCATATACAAGAGACAATCAACGATACCAATGTGAAACTCATCAAAACAAGTCAGGGAACCTTTATTAATGGTGACGAATCAAAAATAAGAGAATTACTCAAAAATTTCATCATTAACATTATCACCAATAATGACTATAGTTATGATCTTATTTTGCTTCAAAATTATTTTCTATATGAAGAAATAGTTTTCACTAAAAACATTTTAAAATATATCATGTCAGAAAATATATCATTAGAAGAGCCCTATTACATAAACATACTAATTTATATAATTGTAACCATAAAAAGAATTAAGACAGGGCAATATTTAGGTAAAATAAATTACCCAAACAACGAGAAAACAAAAAATGTAGCCATCAAAAAAATAGCGAGTGAATTAACCAGAAAAATATCATCATATACCATGAGCCTATTAAATGATTATGAAAAAGAAAATCTATATTACCTTATTTATTCATCACGATTTTCTGAAAACTGTAACAGAAATAAATTCGACAGTTCTAATGAAGAAATGGAGTGTATGAATTTTACTGATTTTCTTATCGTCAACATGGTCGATGAATGTTCAGCTAAGTTCTTTGATAACAATGAGCTGCGTAGAAACCTTATGCCGCATGTAAGATTGTTGATCATGAGGTTGAAACATCACATCAATATCCATAACCCACTGTTGAGTGAGATCCGAAGTGAGTGTAATCTTTTATTTAATTCTTTAACAAAAATCATTAAAAACTCAACCCAGTTTAATAAATATAAAAACATCAGTTATGATGAAATCGGTTATCTCACCTTGTATTTTCAATACTATTATGAGCAACACTTGCAATCTTTGAACATTGTTATTGTTTGTTCTACAGGTATAGGAACATCTCATCTTTTAAAGGGACGGGTGTTAAAATCTTTTCCCAAATGGAAAATTATCGACATTATTCCATTTTCAAAGATAAAAAATATCCAAGATATAGAAAATGTAGATTTAATATTAACAACCATCAATATAGACAGCTTTGACTATAAAATACCCTATGTTCACGTTAGTGCCTTCATTAATGAAAAAGATATCGATAACATACTAAAAATAACGAAAACACTAGAAGTGGATGATCAATCTATATTGTAAACAGAATTTTAATCAATTGAAATGGTAAGCTAAATGAATATCAGAAATGTATTGAATGAAAAACTAATTAATTTAAACCTTCAGGCAAAGACGAAAGATGAAGTATTAAATGAACTTTGTCATATGCTTTACGACAATGGTTGTATTTCAGATGTAGATACCTTTTTAAAGGATGTTTATTTAAGAGAAAATGAAGGTGAAACAGGCTTGGGGTCTTACATTGCAATTCCTCATGGAAAATCAGATGCAGTCATTAAAACATCGATTGCCATTGGGAAAACACCTCATGATGTCGCATGGGAGTCTTTAGATGATCTTCCTGTCCGATTCATTATTTTATTTGCCGTCAGAATGGTAGATAAATCGACAGTACATATAAAATTATTAGCTCATGTATCTGAGCTTTTAGCAGATGACGATTTATTAGATCAACTTTTAAAAATCAAGTCAGAAAAAGAACTATTAAATTTATTCGGAAACATAGAAGAGGACTAAAACTATGAACATAGTCGCTATTACAGCCTGCACCTCTGGAATCGCCCACACGTATATCGCTAAAGAGAAGCTGATAAAAGCTGCACAATCTTTAGGGCATAGTATTTACGTTGAAACACAGGGAACCATCGGTGTAGAAAATGAATTAAGGAAAGAAAATATAGCTGAAGCGGATGTCGTTATTATTGCCGCCGATATAAAAGTCTCAGGAAAAGAGAGATTTGCGGGGAAACGTATTGTTGAAGTACCGACACAATTATTAATTAAATCTCCGAAGGCGTTAATAAATAAATTACAGGAAGATATGATTCCTAAAGTATAACTTTATTATAGCGAGTGAAACAATGAAACTTGAACTAAAAAAGCATGCATTAACTGCTATATCCTACATGTTACCTTTAGTTGTCACTGCCGGTTTATTAATTGCAATCGGTAATTTAACCGGAGGTAACGTCATTCATGACTATAAGGCTGCCTATAATATTCCCGATGCATTGGTCTCTCTGGGAGTCCTCGGTATGGGATTATTGGCTCCGGTAATCTCTGCGGCAATAGCCTATTCGATTGCCGATCGACCGGGGATTGCGCCCGGATTGATGATGGGGCTGATTGCTAATTCAATTGGGGCCGGATTTCTGGGCGGAATGTTAGGCGGCTATGTCGTTGGATTCTTTATCTTATTTTTAAAAGACAGAATCAAAGTCCCGAGCTGGGCTCAAGGCTTGATGCCGATGATGATCATTCCGTTGGTCTCCACCGTTTGTATCGGCATCCTGATGTATTTCGTCATTGGTGTTCCCATTGTCTGGGCAACCAATGTGATGACTACTTTTCTGATGAGTATGCAGGGCGGAACCCGGTTTGTCTTTGGGATGATTATGGGTGGCATG
This region includes:
- a CDS encoding BglG family transcription antiterminator — protein: MILSKRQKNILDHLVQEDNFITAKELSIKLNVSEKTIYREIKNIKESQSKYMDIIINHIGKGFKINYEEYINKFSNSNNNTYKKHAMSTSERREKILIYLLLSSPEKTSISRLSELYMISASSIAHDLDHIQETINDTNVKLIKTSQGTFINGDESKIRELLKNFIINIITNNDYSYDLILLQNYFLYEEIVFTKNILKYIMSENISLEEPYYINILIYIIVTIKRIKTGQYLGKINYPNNEKTKNVAIKKIASELTRKISSYTMSLLNDYEKENLYYLIYSSRFSENCNRNKFDSSNEEMECMNFTDFLIVNMVDECSAKFFDNNELRRNLMPHVRLLIMRLKHHINIHNPLLSEIRSECNLLFNSLTKIIKNSTQFNKYKNISYDEIGYLTLYFQYYYEQHLQSLNIVIVCSTGIGTSHLLKGRVLKSFPKWKIIDIIPFSKIKNIQDIENVDLILTTINIDSFDYKIPYVHVSAFINEKDIDNILKITKTLEVDDQSIL
- a CDS encoding PTS sugar transporter subunit IIA translates to MNIRNVLNEKLINLNLQAKTKDEVLNELCHMLYDNGCISDVDTFLKDVYLRENEGETGLGSYIAIPHGKSDAVIKTSIAIGKTPHDVAWESLDDLPVRFIILFAVRMVDKSTVHIKLLAHVSELLADDDLLDQLLKIKSEKELLNLFGNIEED
- a CDS encoding PTS fructose transporter subunit IIB yields the protein MNIVAITACTSGIAHTYIAKEKLIKAAQSLGHSIYVETQGTIGVENELRKENIAEADVVIIAADIKVSGKERFAGKRIVEVPTQLLIKSPKALINKLQEDMIPKV
- a CDS encoding PTS fructose transporter subunit IIC, whose protein sequence is MKLELKKHALTAISYMLPLVVTAGLLIAIGNLTGGNVIHDYKAAYNIPDALVSLGVLGMGLLAPVISAAIAYSIADRPGIAPGLMMGLIANSIGAGFLGGMLGGYVVGFFILFLKDRIKVPSWAQGLMPMMIIPLVSTVCIGILMYFVIGVPIVWATNVMTTFLMSMQGGTRFVFGMIMGGMAAFDFGGPVNKVASLFADGLLLEGIKEPEAIKILASMVPPFGVTISLLISRIIGKEIYSTSEKNNIKIAFPMGICMITEGVIPIAAVDPIRVIFSCTVGAAIGGGISMYLGIGSPVPSGGMFIVPAMSHPISFCAALLTGSIITALLLVILKKKPKEDSAIEDEDEDELDLSSIKISQ